The sequence TCCATATCCACTCCCTCGAAGAAGGGGCTGATGCGCTCGTCCATCAGCACGCGCCGGTAGAAGAGCTCCACCGCCGCCTCCATCGCCTTCGGCCCGCCGATCTGCTCGAAGAGGCTCCCCTTCTGCTCCCCACCCACCGGCTGCACCGCCTGCACTCCACCGCGCTGCTCAAACGCTCGCTCCATGTGCGCCTCCTGGCCCTTCTGGACCGAAAAGATGCATATAAAATGCATCTTTTAGAGCGCGCCCGCAAATACCCGAAAGTTCAGGGTCAGAAGAGGGGGTTGCGGGAGGGAGAAGGCGGGGTGAGAGGACGGGGACTACGGGGCGCGCATGGTGGCGGCGTTCATCCGCGCGGCCTCGCGGCGCACCGAGGCCTGCTCCACCTCATAGCGGGCGTCCTCGGGCTTCAGGTCCTTCAGGCGCTGCTGGGCCTCGCCCATGCGGCGGCGCGCAGCCTCCACGTCGATGCCCGACACGGGCTCGGCGCCATCGGCCAGCACCAGCACCTTGTCGTTGCTCACCTCGACGAAGCCACCGGCCACGAAGAAGGACTCGCGGCGGCCGCCATCGATCAGCGTGAGCACGCCGGGCTCCATCAGCGACAGGAAGGGGGTGTGGCCTGGGCGCACGCCGAACAGACCCTGGCCGCCGGGAACGATGGCCTCGTCCGCCTGCACCGAGAGGATGCGCTTCTCCGGGGTGACAATCTCCACGCTCAGCTTGGCCATGTGCTCCTCGCGTCCTGCTGCTGCTTCCGCTGCGTCAGTTCAGAATGTCAGCTGGTAGGTCTTCGCACCCACCGCCTCGAACTCCACCTTGGCTTCGTCCGTGAGGCGGGGGCCCTTGCCGGGGATGCCCAGCGTGCCCTCCAGCCACTTGAAGTGGGCCTTCATCTGCCGCACTTCGCCCAGCTCCTTCGAGCCGAACAGGAAGTCTTGCAGGCGTCTCTCCTGCAGCTTCTGCCCGTTGCGGTCGTACAGCTCCGCGACGACGGCGTTGGCCCAGCCGGGCACCGTCACCTTCTTCTTGCCCCGCTTCTCCACCGTGGACTTCGTGCCCTTCTCCACCAGCGGGCGCAGCAGCCAGAAGCGCTCGCCATCATTGGAGGCGAAGTAGAAGTCGTCCACCGTGCCGACGCAGCCGTTGAACTGCCAGGCGGGTCCGCTCTCCTTGAGCATCTCCACCCGGCACTGGCCCGGCTTCTCCTGCACGAGCCGCACGCTGAACTGGCCATTGGCGCTCACGTGCACCCTGCTCTTGCGCTCCTGGGCGAGACCCGGGAGCGCCACCAGCAAGGCCAGGGCGAGAAGCGTGCGGCGCATAGGGTGCACCTACGGGACAGCGGGAAGGGGTTACGCCGCCGCCAGCTTCCGGGCGTTCTCGAGCACCTCGTCGATGCCGCCCGCCATGTAGAAGGCCGCCTCGGGGATGTCGTCGTGCTTGCCCTCGGCCACTTCCTTGAAGCCCTGGATGGTGTCCTGCAGCTTCACGTAGCGGCCCGGCTTGCCGGTGAACACCTCGGCCACGAAGAACGGCTGGGACAGGAATTTCTGAATCTTGCGGGCGCGCGCCACCGAGAGCTTGTCCTCCTCGGAGAGCTCGTCCATGCCGAGGATGGCGATGATGTCCTGCAGCTCCTTGTACCGCTGGAGGATGCCCTGGACCTTGCGGGCCACCGCGTAGTGCTCCTTGCCCACCACGTTCGGGTCGAGGATGCGGCTGGTGGAGTCGAGCGGATCCACCGCGGGGTAGATGCCCAGCTCGGAGATGGCGCGGTTGAGCACCGTCGTCGCATCCAAGTGCGCGAACGTGGTGGCGGGCGCCGGGTCCGTCAAGTCGTCGGCGGGCACGTAGATGGCCTGCACCGAGGTGATGGAGCCCTTGGTGGTGGAGGTGATGCGCTCCTGAAGGGCGCCCATCTCCGTGGACAGCGTGGGCTGGTAACCCACCGCGCTGGGGATGCGGCCCAGGAGCGCGGACACCTCGGAACCGGCCTGGGTGAACCGGAAGATGTTGTCCACGAAGAGGAGCACGTCACGGCCCTCCACGTCGCGGAAGTACTCGGCGATGGTCAACGCCGTGAGGGCCACGCGGGCGCGGGCGCCGGGCGGCTCGTTCATCTGGCCGTACACGAGGACGCACTGGCTGTCCTCGAGCTTGTCCATGTTGATGACCTTGGACTCCTGCATCTCGTGGTACAGGTCGTTGCCCTCGCGGGTGCGCTCGCCCACGCCGGCGAACACGGAGAAGCCGCCGCGCTCCTTCGCCACGTTGCGGATGAGCTCCTGCAGGAGCACCGTCTTGCCCACGCCGGCGCCGCCGAACAGGCCGATCTTCCCACCACGGGTGTAGGGGGCCAGCAAGTCAATCACCTTGATGCCCGTCTCGAAGGCCTGGACGCGCACGTCCTGGTCCACGAAGGCGGGGGCCGGGC is a genomic window of Hyalangium minutum containing:
- a CDS encoding F0F1 ATP synthase subunit epsilon, which produces MAKLSVEIVTPEKRILSVQADEAIVPGGQGLFGVRPGHTPFLSLMEPGVLTLIDGGRRESFFVAGGFVEVSNDKVLVLADGAEPVSGIDVEAARRRMGEAQQRLKDLKPEDARYEVEQASVRREAARMNAATMRAP
- the atpD gene encoding F0F1 ATP synthase subunit beta, translated to MSAQAATVGKITQVLGPVVDVEFPPGGLPEVYTALKLTNPTISSQAENLTIEVAQHLGENMVRCISMDSTEGLARGTPVKNTGAPIQVPVGKATLGRILNVTGEPVDEIGPVKSDQSWPIHRPAPAFVDQDVRVQAFETGIKVIDLLAPYTRGGKIGLFGGAGVGKTVLLQELIRNVAKERGGFSVFAGVGERTREGNDLYHEMQESKVINMDKLEDSQCVLVYGQMNEPPGARARVALTALTIAEYFRDVEGRDVLLFVDNIFRFTQAGSEVSALLGRIPSAVGYQPTLSTEMGALQERITSTTKGSITSVQAIYVPADDLTDPAPATTFAHLDATTVLNRAISELGIYPAVDPLDSTSRILDPNVVGKEHYAVARKVQGILQRYKELQDIIAILGMDELSEEDKLSVARARKIQKFLSQPFFVAEVFTGKPGRYVKLQDTIQGFKEVAEGKHDDIPEAAFYMAGGIDEVLENARKLAAA